Part of the Stegostoma tigrinum isolate sSteTig4 chromosome 43, sSteTig4.hap1, whole genome shotgun sequence genome, atagcatcagaggagcaggaaagtcgtcGTTTCagatcaagacccttcttcagaaataggggatcaTTCAGacatgcctaccttgaagaagtcaTCCTCCTCACTCTgaaaagacctcagtggatctatCTCTCACTGCAACCCTCTGGCATTCTCTTTGGCCCTGAAGCTGCTCAACCATttactgaagcaaaccaggtaccacagccacactgcctttctcagtacctgcctgCAGAACCACATCATCACCAGCACAtcagctcagtgattagcactgctgccttgggacccaggttcgattccacccttggctgaCTGCCCGTGTAGAGGtggcacattgtccccatgtctgagtaggtttcctccgggtggtccagtttcctcccactgttcaaagatgtgcgggctcgGTGGACTgaccgtactaaattgcccatagtgttcagggtggcATAGATtatggggataggtctgggtgggctgctctgagtgttggtgtggattgttgggccgaagggcctgtttgcactctgtagggattctatgactcaaaTGGACTCCAACCTACGTTCAGGCCATCCCAATTTGGCACAGACCACAACAACTTCTACATGCAAAACATCTAGATGCTCCAAAAATGGTTTCTCTGATCATTTTTAACTCCCTTCTATTAAGAATTCTATACGCTTCTCCATTAATATTTAACTATTCTAACACCATTACTCTCTGGAGGACAGAGTTCAAATAAAAATTCCTCCTGTTCCACTTCTGAAATGCAGTATCCCTTATTTTAAAACGATATCTCCTCATTTTAGTTTCTCCCACAAAGAGAAATATTTCTCAGCATCCATCCTACCAAGTCTCCTCAGGACTTTATATGTTGCAATACAATCACCTCACATTGTTCTAAATTGCAATGGACACAGACCCCACTCAACTTCTCCCCATGATACCCCATGCACTAGCTCATTGGAGACTGTCTTTCTCCATGGCAAACATTCTTTAAAGATTCCACCAGCACTAAAATCCTCTGAGATCCCTGTGTTCTTCAAACTCTGACCTAATCCAATCCCAATCTGCATTACTCTACCATTGCAGACTATGCTTTAGCCATTGAGTCCCAAACTTTGGAACATTATCCTTACACTTCTCACTTCAATAAAATCGACCTCTTCAACTAAGATCTGGATCATCTGTGAAACACCTTGTGATAGTTATTGCAAAAGGTTCTACATTAACACAAGTTGTGGGCATTGCAGTCTTTGAACAGTTGAATCAGGAATGACACATAAATGTTTCAAACACATGCACCATAATGAACACTGCCATTTTTAGATTAGAAACTAAACCTGGTGTTTTGCTTTCAGTAAGAACAGATCAGTTTGACACCACTGTCTGATTTTTTCGGCatgtttccagcattcacagttattCTTGTAGACTCCAATTATATAGGAGCTTCTGTTCAATGTCTAAGAGCTCTGAACCACAGAATAGAATGGCTGAGAAACATTTCTCATGCTCCTGAGGGCCGGTCTGCCTTTCCAATCCTGGATGTGACTAACAACATCAAAAATAGTGGTATTCAATTCCTGGAGTCactgtgaacttgctggtgtctcaACAGTTAGCATGATAGACCGCATTATTTCCCACACCTGGAGCAGCCTTGTGAATGGCAACTGTCCAGTGTGAGTGCATTTGTGCAGAGTGCAGTAATGGGATCACTTGAACCCAGTCCCAGAGACAACACCAAATCTATTACTCATCAgtgtgaacctgttggtacatcaGTTCCCAGAACTTATAGAGCACTCCCCATAGTCCAGCCATTTAAAAGATTGCTCCATCACTCTCTCATATAGGCAGATTGGACTGAAAGTAAACAGCTCCTCCCAAATGTGAAATTGCTGTAGTTCTTTAAGTTGGAGCAGGTGAATGAacattttctgtgctgtgtgtgttCTCATTGTGTCTACATAAATTGGAGAACTGAGTGAATTTCTTTCCACACTCCATGCAGGTGAATGATTTCTCCCCTGTATGAATTCTTTTGTGTCTATGTAAgctggataactgagtgaatccAGTACCACAGTCAGGGCAGGTGAACGGTTTCTCTCTGGTGTGCGTTGTCATGTGCGTATGTAAgttggataactgagtgaatcccttcccacacaaaGAGCAATTGAATGGTTTCTCTTCAGTATGAATTCTCTTGTGTGTTCGTAAGCTCGccaactgagtgaatcccttcccgcacTCAGAGCAAGagaatggtttctctccactgTGAGTTATTTGGTGAATACGTAAGCTGGATAACTGAGCGAATCCTTTGCCACATTgaaagcaggtgaatggcctctccccggtgtgtgTTCTCTGGTGTGTGAGTAAGTTGGCTGTCTGagtaaatcctttcccacactcaggACAAGTGAATGGCTTTTCCTCAATGTGAGTTCTTTGGTGTTTGTCCAaattggatgactgagtgaaccCTTTTCCACacttggagcaggtgaatggcctctccccagagTGAGTTCTCTCGTGTTTATTTAAAttggataactgagtgaatcctttcccacactgggtacaggtgaatggcctctccccactGTGACTGCGTCGATGACTTTCCAGCTGAGATGGATAACAAAATCTCTTCCCACAGTTCTCACACTTCCATGGTTTCTCCACCatgtgggtgtccttgtgcattgAGGCTGGATGATCTATCGAAACCTCTACCACACACAATCCCCTGGAATTATTCTCTGCTTTAAACCTTGCAATTTTCTTTCAAGCTGTATCACTGCGTAGAGCTTCTTGTACAGTTGATGCTCTGGAAAACATTAACCCAGGTGTGTTGTCATGTATTTCCAGTCGCACTGAGGTTTGAAATCATTTCTGGCTTGCAGATAAAACATTTCCCCTTTCACTTTTAAAGGTCAATGATATTCAGGTCATGATATAAATCTTGATAGAATGATTAGTTTGATTTTCCTGCCTGTAGATCCTCTTCTTCTAATTACCTGCAAATAGAATTTAGAAAAGTCATTTCTTGAAGTAAAAGGTAGGAACTCAGAACATATCagtcttttctttctttcctgtttccCTGAAAGTGTCTCATACCCCTCCTCTTTGAGCTGAAATCGAAATTTCCTCtcctgttccctccctcccttccctctgCCTGTCTCCAGTTATCGAGCTCATGTTGGCAGACTTGGAATAAAACCAATATGTCAATCATGAGTTAACAAGGGGTAgaactgaataaacacagcaggccaggcagcatctgaggagcaggaaggctgacgtttcgggtctggacccttcttcagaaaattttcagaaTTTACAAaaaatttccaatattttctga contains:
- the LOC125449047 gene encoding zinc finger protein 239-like; translated protein: MHKDTHMVEKPWKCENCGKRFCYPSQLESHRRSHSGERPFTCTQCGKGFTQLSNLNKHERTHSGERPFTCSKCGKGFTQSSNLDKHQRTHIEEKPFTCPECGKGFTQTANLLTHQRTHTGERPFTCFQCGKGFAQLSSLRIHQITHSGEKPFSCSECGKGFTQLASLRTHKRIHTEEKPFNCSLCGKGFTQLSNLHTHMTTHTREKPFTCPDCGTGFTQLSSLHRHKRIHTGEKSFTCMECGKKFTQFSNLCRHNENTHSTENVHSPAPT